The segment CGTCGCGCGCAGGCCGTCCTCCAGGCTCGTCGTTGCGCGCCACCCGAGCCAGTCGGCGGCGCGCCGAGAATCGAGCGCGCGGCGTCGCTGGCCGTCCGGCTTGTGCGCGTCCCACTCGATGGCGCCCTCGTAGCCAACGAGGCGCGCCACCGTCTCCGCGATCTCGCGGATGCTCGTCTCTCGGCCAGAGCCAAGGTTGATGGGGCCTTCGGGTGCGTCCGGCGCCGTCGCCGCCGCGACGATGGCGCGCGCGCAATCGTCCACGTAGAGGAAGTCGCGCGTCGGCGTCCCGGTGCCCCAGCACGTCGCCGTCGGCGCGCCGTCGCGCCGCGCGCGGAGGAACCGGTCGATCATCGCCGGGATGACGTGCCAGCGGTTGCGGTCCCCATGCGTACCGGGGCCGTAGAGGTTGGTGGGAATCAGCGCCACGCCGTCGAGTCCATGCTCCTGCCGGTAGGCGTGCACCAACTCCACGAGCACGCGCTTGGCGATGCCGTAGGCGGCGTTGC is part of the bacterium genome and harbors:
- a CDS encoding NAD-dependent epimerase/dehydratase family protein, with the translated sequence MRVCVTGGSGMLGRAVAAQLQRAEHMVVWPMSRTALDCRDANAVYAWIATERPDAVVHLAATVGGIAFNAAHPATLLHDNLAMALAVCAASVSYPIRLIVVSSACAYPADAPVPTPEGALWDGRPEPSNAAYGIAKRVLVELVHAYRQEHGLDGVALIPTNLYGPGTHGDRNRWHVIPAMIDRFLRARRDGAPTATCWGTGTPTRDFLYVDDCARAIVAAATAPDAPEGPINLGSGRETSIREIAETVARLVGYEGAIEWDAHKPDGQRRRALDSRRAADWLGWRATTSLEDGLRATIAAWPTQ